Proteins from a single region of Alphaproteobacteria bacterium:
- a CDS encoding cupin domain-containing protein, producing the protein MNVSAFQDTEIAKHRELMKKFGVEYFQPGVTATSSSRETDLYTYKTYYGNHAVDVEKGDCVYYYDKNGVAHVQSGPFKFQSTIIATVIRGYTPSARSVTVGRATHLPYINGCSTRQIFTPERIGDPTLQLLHLPPHSSEQAHHIHSTARIVHVLEGRGRCVVGMEQWQAKQELSAGMSLVLHPMCPHHFETDGDSLLVLPLHIFSSPPSGLEFNHPMFNGTHRVEH; encoded by the coding sequence ATGAATGTGAGCGCATTTCAAGATACCGAGATAGCCAAGCATCGCGAGTTGATGAAAAAATTTGGCGTCGAATATTTCCAACCTGGCGTCACAGCAACCAGCAGCTCGCGCGAAACAGATCTTTATACCTACAAAACCTATTACGGTAATCACGCAGTGGACGTTGAAAAAGGGGATTGCGTTTATTACTATGACAAAAATGGCGTTGCGCATGTGCAATCGGGCCCATTTAAATTTCAGTCTACCATCATCGCCACCGTTATCCGTGGTTATACACCATCCGCCCGTTCGGTGACCGTTGGCCGCGCCACCCATTTGCCTTACATCAATGGCTGCTCGACACGCCAGATCTTTACGCCAGAGCGTATTGGCGACCCAACTTTGCAATTACTACATTTGCCACCGCATTCAAGTGAACAGGCGCATCATATCCATTCCACTGCACGCATCGTGCATGTGCTTGAAGGCCGTGGGCGCTGCGTCGTTGGCATGGAACAATGGCAAGCTAAACAGGAGCTAAGCGCCGGGATGTCATTGGTATTACATCCGATGTGCCCCCACCACTTCGAGACAGATGGCGATTCATTACTGGTGTTGCCATTGCATATTTTCAGCTCTCCGCCATCAGGACTGGAATTCAATCATCCGATGTTCAATGGTACCCACAGGGTCGAACATTAA